From the genome of Excalfactoria chinensis isolate bCotChi1 chromosome 14, bCotChi1.hap2, whole genome shotgun sequence, one region includes:
- the LOC140258546 gene encoding mitochondrial import inner membrane translocase subunit TIM16-like isoform X3: MAKYLAQIILVGAQVVGRAFVRALRQEFAASRAAADARGRSERPQSAAASRIIGISLQEAQQILNVSSLNPEEIQKNYDHLFKVNDKSVGGSFYLQSKVVRAKERLDEELRIQAKDEKEKGWKAET; encoded by the exons ATG GCCAAGTACCTGGCGCAGATCATCCTGGTGGGGGCCCAGGTGGTCGGACGGGCCTTCGTGAGAGCGCTGCGCCAGGAGTTCGCAG CGAGCCGAGCTGCAGCAGATGCACGGGGACGCTCAGAGAGGCCTCAGTCTGCCGCCGCCTCCAGGATCATTGGCATCAGCCTCCAGGAAGCTCAGCAGATCCTCAACGTCTCCAGCCTCAACCCAGAGGAGATTCAGAAG AACTATGACCATTTATTCAAGGTGAACGACAAGTCGGTGGGAGGTTCCTTCTACCTGCAGTCCAAG GTGGTGAGAGCCAAGGAGCGGCTGGACGAGGAGCTGCGCATCCAGGCCAAGGACgagaaggagaaaggctggAAAGCCGAGACGTGA